In Pieris napi chromosome 2, ilPieNapi1.2, whole genome shotgun sequence, the following proteins share a genomic window:
- the LOC125059254 gene encoding proton-coupled folate transporter-like isoform X2, giving the protein MVQENESVSESNPNINDLSEVTSKPYRVTMEFPLFFTILSVSLSGAAISNILLYRTCLHSCSHNETECQVFLSPVKNNGSQELEEEVQKYAAFVSMVRTIIESLAPALLSLFLGVWSDTYGRKPLVVWPLLGMSISSGLTVIYSMMDNLGPWWFIATVIPMSLSGGFTSLFTGAFCYLSDVTSKENRSLRMTIVEASVSAGSVIGSLASSYLLRAVGNVYLLLITAFLCVIAYVFTNCCLDESLPGAQKGGIKSLLDFKLIKEMIAECFKERPNYTRAQILLLTVANSLSIFIMYGVMSLGYLYTRQKLHWAIKQYTIYSAAHTTITFFGSFFGVVFIQKIFKVSDLTFSMIALISTAAEYIIKAFAFTTWHMYLVPWNKFLAK; this is encoded by the exons atggTTCAAGAAAATGAAAGTGTATCGGAAAGTAATccaaatataaatgatttaagtGAAGTCACCAGCAAGCCTTATAGAGTGACAATGGAATTTCCTCtcttttttacaatattgtcTGTATCACTCTCTG gtGCAGCAATaagcaatatattattatatcgaACTTGTTTGCACTCATGTAGCCATAATGAAACTGAGTGTCAAGTATTTTTATCCCCCGTAAAGAACAATGGATCTCAGGAATTAGAGGAAGAAGTACAGAAGTATGCAGCTTTTGTATCAATGGTTAGAACAATAATAGAGTCCCTAGCTCCAGCTCTATTATCTTTGTTCCTTGGAGTATGGTCAGACACATATGGGAGAAAACCATTAGTTGTTTGGCCTTTACTAG GTATGTCGATTAGTAGCGGATTGACTGTCATATACAGTATGATGGACAATCTCGGTCCGTGGTGGTTCATAGCCACAGTTATTCCTATGTCACTATCTGGCGGATTCACATCGTTATTCACTGGTGCATTTTGTTATTTGAGCGATGTCACATCCAAAGAAAATCGGTCACTTAG gaTGACAATAGTCGAGGCATCTGTTTCCGCAGGCAGTGTTATAGGTTCCCTAGCAAGCTCGTACCTACTAAGAGCAGTGGGAAATGTGTATTTACTATTGATTACGGCCTTCCTCTGCGTAATTGCCTATGTATTCACGAATTGCTGTCTCGACGAATCATTGCCGGGTGCTCAAAAG GGTGGCATTAAATCTTTATTGGACTTCAAGTTAATAAAGGAAATGATAGCTGAATGTTTTAAAGAGCGTCCAAATTACACCAGAGCACAAATATTGTTGCTCACAGTTGCAAATAGTTTGTCTATCTTTATAATGTATGGAGTTATGAGCTTGGGCTATTTGTACACGCGACAGAAATTGCACTGGGCTATAAAACAGTATACAATATATTCGGCGGCGCATACGACTATTACCTTCTTTGGATCCTTCTTTGGTGTTGTTTTCATACAAAAGATATTCAAAGTATCGGACTTGACGTTTTCGATGATCGCCTTAATATCGACAGCAgctgaatatattattaaagcttttgCATTCACGACGTGGCATATGTATTTAG TGCCCTGGAACAAATTCCTCGCCAAATAA
- the LOC125059267 gene encoding microtubule-associated protein RP/EB family member 1 isoform X2, whose translation MAVNVYSTNVTLENLSRHDMLAWVNDALQSNFCKIEELCTGAAYCQFMDMLFPGSVPMKRIKFKTNLEHEYIQNFKILQAAFKKMAVDKVIPVDKLIKGRFQDNFEFLQWFKKFFDANYDGREYDAFEARGGITIGSGACDSGLPLCSAAPTPRIRRVAPPHQSGIVKANNTAIRSPPSNLRLNQNAKGDSRVIEELNLQVNDLKASLEGLEKERDFYFGKLREVELICQEMAGQPNVDLVKQILDILYATEDGFAPPEDLDGDNPHPPEEDEY comes from the exons atggcagtaaatgtatacTCAACCAATGTTACATTGGAAAATTTATCGCGTCATGATATGTTGGCGTGGGTGAATGATGCTCTGCAGTCGAATTTTTGCAAAATCGAGGAACTTTGTACTGGAGCTGCATATTGCCAATTTATGGATATGTTATTTCCTGGCAGTGTACCCATGAAACGCATTAAGTTTAAGACTAACTTAGAACACGAATATATACagaactttaaaatattgcaaGCAGCTTTCAAAAAAATGGCTGTTGACAAG gtaATACCAGTGGATAAGCTGATTAAGGGGAGATTTCAAGACAATTTTGAGTTTTTACAGtggtttaaaaagttttttgatGCTAATTATGATGGAAGAGAATATGATGCGTTTGAAGCTCGTGGCGGGATAACGATTGGGTCAGGAGCATGTGATAGTGGCCTTCCACTCTGTAGTGCCGCGCCAACACCGCGCATTCGCAGAGTGGCTCCTCCGCACCAATCGGGCA TCGTGAAAGCAAACAACACTGCAATCCGATCGCCTCCATCCAATTTAAGGCTAAATCAAAATGCAAAGGGGGACTCCAGGGTTATTGAAGAACTCAATCTTCAG GTAAATGACCTGAAAGCATCATTGGAAGGTCTTGAGAAAGAGAGAGATTTTTACTTTGGTAAGCTGAGGGAAGTTGAATTAATTTGTCAAGAAATGGCAGGACAGCCCAATGTTGACCTTGTAAAGCAAATTTTGGATATTTTATATGCAACTGAG GACGGATTTGCACCACCAGAGGACTTGGATGGTGACAACCCTCACCCACCAGAGGAGGATGAGTATTGA
- the LOC125059254 gene encoding proton-coupled folate transporter-like isoform X1, with translation MVQENESVSESNPNINDLSEVTSKPYRVTMEFPLFFTILSVSLSGAAISNILLYRTCLHSCSHNETECQVFLSPVKNNGSQELEEEVQKYAAFVSMVRTIIESLAPALLSLFLGVWSDTYGRKPLVVWPLLGMSISSGLTVIYSMMDNLGPWWFIATVIPMSLSGGFTSLFTGAFCYLSDVTSKENRSLRMTIVEASVSAGSVIGSLASSYLLRAVGNVYLLLITAFLCVIAYVFTNCCLDESLPGAQKGGIKSLLDFKLIKEMIAECFKERPNYTRAQILLLTVANSLSIFIMYGVMSLGYLYTRQKLHWAIKQYTIYSAAHTTITFFGSFFGVVFIQKIFKVSDLTFSMIALISTAAEYIIKAFAFTTWHMYLAAGISLFRDLSSPLIRSMITKILPAQDIAKVFALMCAIEGVAPLISPAVYNSLYAYTISTFPGAFYLLCTAITGICVTFLGIVQYLRWKSTTITYQNLTNE, from the exons atggTTCAAGAAAATGAAAGTGTATCGGAAAGTAATccaaatataaatgatttaagtGAAGTCACCAGCAAGCCTTATAGAGTGACAATGGAATTTCCTCtcttttttacaatattgtcTGTATCACTCTCTG gtGCAGCAATaagcaatatattattatatcgaACTTGTTTGCACTCATGTAGCCATAATGAAACTGAGTGTCAAGTATTTTTATCCCCCGTAAAGAACAATGGATCTCAGGAATTAGAGGAAGAAGTACAGAAGTATGCAGCTTTTGTATCAATGGTTAGAACAATAATAGAGTCCCTAGCTCCAGCTCTATTATCTTTGTTCCTTGGAGTATGGTCAGACACATATGGGAGAAAACCATTAGTTGTTTGGCCTTTACTAG GTATGTCGATTAGTAGCGGATTGACTGTCATATACAGTATGATGGACAATCTCGGTCCGTGGTGGTTCATAGCCACAGTTATTCCTATGTCACTATCTGGCGGATTCACATCGTTATTCACTGGTGCATTTTGTTATTTGAGCGATGTCACATCCAAAGAAAATCGGTCACTTAG gaTGACAATAGTCGAGGCATCTGTTTCCGCAGGCAGTGTTATAGGTTCCCTAGCAAGCTCGTACCTACTAAGAGCAGTGGGAAATGTGTATTTACTATTGATTACGGCCTTCCTCTGCGTAATTGCCTATGTATTCACGAATTGCTGTCTCGACGAATCATTGCCGGGTGCTCAAAAG GGTGGCATTAAATCTTTATTGGACTTCAAGTTAATAAAGGAAATGATAGCTGAATGTTTTAAAGAGCGTCCAAATTACACCAGAGCACAAATATTGTTGCTCACAGTTGCAAATAGTTTGTCTATCTTTATAATGTATGGAGTTATGAGCTTGGGCTATTTGTACACGCGACAGAAATTGCACTGGGCTATAAAACAGTATACAATATATTCGGCGGCGCATACGACTATTACCTTCTTTGGATCCTTCTTTGGTGTTGTTTTCATACAAAAGATATTCAAAGTATCGGACTTGACGTTTTCGATGATCGCCTTAATATCGACAGCAgctgaatatattattaaagcttttgCATTCACGACGTGGCATATGTATTTAG ctgCTGGAATATCATTGTTCCGGGATTTATCATCGCCACTTATCCGTTCTATGATTACAAAGATACTGCCAGCCCAGGATATAGCTAAGGTGTTTGCGTTGATGTGCGCTATAGAGGGAGTGGCACCGCTTATATCACCAGCTGTGTATAATTCGTTATACGCATATACTATATCAACCTTCCCTGGAgccttttatttattgtgcACAGCTATTACTGGAATCTGTGTGACATTTTTGGG AATCGTGCAATACTTAAGGTGGAAGTCGACAACTATAACGTATCAAAACCTGACAAAcgagtaa
- the LOC125059267 gene encoding microtubule-associated protein RP/EB family member 1 isoform X1 → MAVNVYSTNVTLENLSRHDMLAWVNDALQSNFCKIEELCTGAAYCQFMDMLFPGSVPMKRIKFKTNLEHEYIQNFKILQAAFKKMAVDKIVPIDRLVKGRFQDNFEFLQWFKKFYDANYSGSPYDAVAQREGLPMGHGTAGAAPRQMPSVKKPAAPIAKVAARPQSIVKANNTAIRSPPSNLRLNQNAKGDSRVIEELNLQVNDLKASLEGLEKERDFYFGKLREVELICQEMAGQPNVDLVKQILDILYATEDGFAPPEDLDGDNPHPPEEDEY, encoded by the exons atggcagtaaatgtatacTCAACCAATGTTACATTGGAAAATTTATCGCGTCATGATATGTTGGCGTGGGTGAATGATGCTCTGCAGTCGAATTTTTGCAAAATCGAGGAACTTTGTACTGGAGCTGCATATTGCCAATTTATGGATATGTTATTTCCTGGCAGTGTACCCATGAAACGCATTAAGTTTAAGACTAACTTAGAACACGAATATATACagaactttaaaatattgcaaGCAGCTTTCAAAAAAATGGCTGTTGACAAG atagTACCCATTGACAGACTGGTGAAGGGTCGATTCCAAGATAACTTTGAGTTCTTGCAATGGTTCaagaaattttacgatgccaACTACAGTGGCTCGCCATATGACGCGGTGGCGCAGCGTGAAGGGCTGCCAATGGGGCACGGAACGGCGGGCGCGGCGCCCCGACAGATGCCGTCTGTAAAGAAGCCGGCTGCGCCCATTGCTAAAGTCGCCGCTAGACCCCAATCCA TCGTGAAAGCAAACAACACTGCAATCCGATCGCCTCCATCCAATTTAAGGCTAAATCAAAATGCAAAGGGGGACTCCAGGGTTATTGAAGAACTCAATCTTCAG GTAAATGACCTGAAAGCATCATTGGAAGGTCTTGAGAAAGAGAGAGATTTTTACTTTGGTAAGCTGAGGGAAGTTGAATTAATTTGTCAAGAAATGGCAGGACAGCCCAATGTTGACCTTGTAAAGCAAATTTTGGATATTTTATATGCAACTGAG GACGGATTTGCACCACCAGAGGACTTGGATGGTGACAACCCTCACCCACCAGAGGAGGATGAGTATTGA
- the LOC125059251 gene encoding uncharacterized protein LOC125059251, translating into MSDIEEENMVTFRTGIGEISVGGFSRNSNSKMMSMNNIDQFNSNRYKLDLPQHDVRSMYRERAISPFSLRSDVGPPRFHPGQYASSHRSVIDGRSRSPMSIRSVDTTRTAIDITNALKFETFNTHELQIIKEIVCRKLKLKQRRRYEKNRHKSMVLKSNRSNIIRHIRSMKYSDRDSSDSPISGNEDDQLLRRPHISQVDKSLLMNSINSKDQYTNHTIALKKNIFSINQKASNNFAEVAKPDSTQTCNEGRTLKDYFSSEYMFPSQRFNNTTESEKHSNDIPKLVVSQESLSSENEEIFSDSENRKRSFDHQFNNNAKRIKLANNVTNSELNSLKDTFKKPLVPKLKDTSNAKEIAISESVPPIILVNNNEVPGDIRNECEESKLAEVSMKSSFSKRKLFTQKVDFLNSKGLADTAGPSPQTKVDNKERNKTRKLVTTQSCLNRNVSDEDDNVLDLIHKIVPADQIYATSSKTNTVTDDKFDSDVSGTFTDETLNGTVFEQTNIDKDKNGKLASSSKAKDCRVTRQNVLCQNSGSSKTVSQRSNRMKTFWETDIESEMESENIPVWKITRPTANRDHLKDVTVSALNTTHQVGKNRAKILTVQDFKNKIANSKKRLNTATEVEEPYDQEQTIKKVIPKVIENTNQIQFEKPAKEKKKTIASSNKNKKPEVSNIQQSKRIRRPNKKYSECEDETTKAKESKTEESSKTLKDNANDANSSLDTSDNLNVSSRTRSKRSESDERRTSKENSSQLSDDIHNISRKSLRPRKKKNDTF; encoded by the exons ATTTTCTTTAAGAAGTGATGTTGGACCTCCTAGATTTCATCCTGGACAATATGCAAGTTCTCATAGATCTGTTATTGATGGCAGGAGTAGATCTCCAATGTCAATCCGTAGTGTGG atacaACAAGAACTGCTATTGACATAACAAATGCTCTTAAGTTTGAAACATTTAATACACATGAATTACagattattaaagaaatagtttgccggaaattaaaacttaaacaaaGAAGAAGGTATGAAAAAAATAGACATAAATCTATGGTGCTCAAAAGTAACCGAAGTAATATTATAAGACACATTAGAAGTATGAAATATTCAGATAGAGATAGTAGTGATTCGCCTATAAGTGGCAATGAAGATGACCAGTTACTTAGAAGACCACATATAAGTCAAGTAGACAAATCTTTACTGATGAATTCGATCAATAGTAAAGATCAATACACAAACCATACAATTgctcttaaaaaaaatatattttcaattaatcaAAAAGCATCTAACAATTTTGCTGAAGTAGCCAAGCCAGACTCCACTCAAACATGTAATGAAGGGCGAActttaaaagattatttttcaaGTGAATATATGTTTCCTTCTCAAAGGTTCAATAATACAACAGAAAGTGAAAAACATTCTAATGATATACCAAAATTAGTAGTTAGCCAAGAAAGTCTTAGCAGTGAaaatgaagaaatattttctgaCAGCGAAAATAGAAAACGATCATTTGATCATCAATTCAATAACAATGCAAAGAGAATAAAACTTGCAAATAATGTTACAAATTCTgaattaaattctttaaaagatacttttaaaaaacctTTAGTACCTAAACTTAAAGACACTAGTAATGCAAAAGAAATAGCTATTTCTGAGTCAGTACCACCCATAATTTTGGTTAATAACAATGAAGTACCTGGAGATATACGAAATGAATGTGAGGAATCAAAATTAGCTGAAGTTTCTATGAAATCTAGTTTTTCAAAGCGAAAGTTATTCACACAGaaagtagattttttaaactctAAAGGATTAGCTGATACCGCTGGACCAAGTCCCCAAACTAAAGTTGACAATAAAGAACGGAATAAAACTAGAAAACTAGTGACGACACAGTCTTGTCTAAATAGAAATGTTTCTGATGAGGATGACAATGTATTGGATTTAATTCACAAAATAGTACCCGCTGATCAAATATATGCAACATCTAGTAAAACAAATACTGTCACGGATGACAAGTTTGATAGTGATGTTAGTGGTACATTTACTGATGAAACACTCAATGGCACAGTTTTTGAACAAACAAACATTGACAAGGATAAAAATGGTAAATTGGCAAGCTCATCCAAAGCAAAAGATTGTAGAGTTACAAGACAGAATGTTCTTTGCCAGAATTCAGGATCTTCTAAGACTGTGTCTCAAA gaTCAAATCGTATGAAAACCTTCTGGGAAACTGATATAGAAAGTGAAATGGAATCTGAAAATATACCTGTTTGGAAAATAACTCGACCCACTGCGAATAGGG ATCACTTAAAAGATGTCACCGTATCAGCTTTAAATACTACACACCAAGTAGGTAAAAATAGAGCTAAAATATTAACTGTgcaagattttaaaaacaaaatcgcTAATTCTAAGAAAAGATTGAATACGGCCACTGAAGTTGAGGAGCCATATGACCAAgaacaaactataaaaaaagtaattccGAAAGTAATCGAAAACACAAATCAAATTCAGTTTGAAAAGCCTGCCaaagaaaagaagaaaacTATTGCttcaagtaataaaaataagaagccAGAAGTTTCAAACATTCAACAAAGTAAAAGGATAAGAAGgcctaacaaaaaatattctgaATGTGAAGATGAGACAACTAAAGCAAAAGAAAGTAAAACAGAAGAAAGTAGCAAGACCTTAAAAGATAATGCAAACGACGCAAATAGCTCACTTGATACTAgcgataatttaaatgtatcaaGTAGGACGAGATCCAAACGAAGTGAAAGTGACGAAAGAAGAACATCAAAAGAAAATAGTTCTCAACTTAGTGACGATATTCACAATATTTCTCGAAAAAGTTTAAGAccaagaaaaaagaaaaacgacACGTTTTGA